The proteins below come from a single Tigriopus californicus strain San Diego chromosome 3, Tcal_SD_v2.1, whole genome shotgun sequence genomic window:
- the LOC131878582 gene encoding uncharacterized protein LOC131878582 isoform X3, translated as MTRTPYPPSNSHHGGQGPPRPNNLGVPSQSTQTLPHSGSLTMNNSTLPPRHLHHHPNHPPIRHPDHFSPDRSSGSSHFPGVSPDSSGLSASTSGGTLLNSRLDESNTASNSPSSSMDNRKGRRNSHKASTPSSSLLIKRSEDAPVTLKGWLYKQGSDGLMLWKKRWFVLSEYCLFYYRSPEEDKVSGSILLPSYKISPVAKEDAVFRRFCFKAEHQNMRTYYFATDTKEAMIQWMNALSLASIMQTPSTRSSAANVTTTPTSPTASTMNGNHLAQSRSSVAVMNNMRTPVTHHQYPTQVHQMYSPNGNAYQYHGEPSPSSPTSPEGLENGRQPLYANAPPKPRRLTNTREDSPDRFEDEELSPTYHQQMYSRQNPGKVPLRSHTPGERMMYPQAQHYPYQQATLVQNLQQQQRHTQTPGEPIYNGNNVNNEVANHNRQGGPTIRHRLPQERRTPEAYGRSHFNMMNQNTSQNYEDVFRNRNTPGYPPPQGRNYPPPPVPQQQAQLPPLPQQPQLFQGYQYQHQVPHQPYHPQQPQPVTPQYQPHELPQQRQPREVQRQPGQPQQKVPRPHSADFLELDRNVVAVPTQSSGGNNLNTTQYQSQTQTPHHYLGNHVRRKQNPQPPRPKSSVDPRMFDSSWSTEHYAEQMRNHASTYATGTPQQTPRSQSRASIHSKSHLMPDNHLQSQPRTSQTRLYPPQTSHTSDSQVDSSEEVSRYFPTPSPRKPVQGTTTYQNLPDNSAIVTRQYPQYQARLETVTPNRLSEQYHGSNGSDYGTGEFRRSASARLHRNKKNYPEMLNNSDLGPEDNKKKEQREESMKRLLEWKQRMLQSPLTRKSSRNASRTQTPTNSNSPVPSLGHDSQFRQKVLDELEKQSGKSSTPGNSSSNTTSERRLSRKGSGASRSSRSRSSPRIANRPNTSSSDEDKQQSLESSRQSRKKSRPQSEKRSRNPSRESRRSSCHVGSSTDQPEYINISCLEPALSPKRGQDLQVRETVVKAEWRKRAIGPDDWYSDDFNYDNAKNSFSEDPLLSGQYSHLLDLKYHNQTAGAFVQEASNMVQDNVPMRSKPRRTLKDQGRSVTWHADKFKDFQIMGKQNKEEVLLTIEADSNLTGSLQRPNKGLEHADKIHWSPVQAFEEIKRMNEAPPTNLVKDRLQKFQSEERLQKISSSERKISSKSSVSGSAFSLEDINAALEDDNVFESTQKTSQQGTEQTSLVDSREIKAVELSETKALIERQRKRREKFFETVLSDSKDDITTDDDLDEVTKPGKPRERKRSVRELLSDFEKKSKEIHDQEIQEGENDDLSGSRRRVFSDTETMMFETSSDDVMSEDANKPVDKHRQPDPFTPEVPPRTPKGPKPRAWRQENQYLPMSPPSATFEQMQPEGQYLPMTPSKAKISTATQSRSSITSSSASRGSTQSILTPTEMLIQAHNRTPSQSLVIDHLQKEFSANIAFQEGTYVPMLDDHESMKVPSRDQLPKRPILAPPHFQEPKFASKPKESPRYIEIDDPDEEDQNHVIPITEMSHYEYLYKARSATPLHYEAVYQEISDDESPKEVRTTKALPQTPIKPEAKAPQAKLPDIIGNTPTHRGHSSSDADDEGGVAHLSHSRAKSNASISDSFKPASFFLNPPKRSLSQDIRTDHSHPERRTSSGSLSARELPMTPIERRKSAEDLHRTLEGSMRSSISSLDSAGKRKTILENIEEERRGSTRGGRREAVTVLPPQPEVGYQNEEGDQLEHSSLPPLAQISLHQGDQKPRSGSVVTDPNSSLSPRSPKVPYYVSDLNESQATIDRAKAIDELHLSMELLDAQTNEHLAHKSNDDMLHRIRRSAAPTPVNEHGYPGGPVARSQSLEGLLGDSPGTPRDSVQVQMQVAPPPSSANLPPRGREAPPPPPNVPPLDLRSPPTQAQAWTKEVSNDSVEEDDDPVWRESLRRASAKHRARSADPRNQNVVHPVRQGQHDPSFYWDERDQRFYKIKDQRVPPPHPQSVDPSFLDQSLPVPIDSRAQGSGRHLPSEPLNSMASIDNPDSGIYENADFFPDSSASFPSFTSAPHEVFLTNESQTKTTQYVEANTNNNAPLRVRQQTGPPPGRRRTSSASRKDSDTLKQKVRGNLLDITAQDLLGKSHEELVLMLIHLRRQGAALKEAIDSTKAEMQSVAHHPNDTDENQKLLQDLNCHIRELEDQHARAHPVITLVDNMVKLGSLYRGPADAPLSHRIRNLPTSSSSSSGVSSGYDSKSQRKTPFDEDKVKMAEQEKAVVQQKLLELYQIDLGLSEERKFLRRLFQEKDTLESSLEQTKRTIPNGSEEFDAFNKEQEMLENELRRVHGQLQTSQKKLDENSSEHSRWEHDILFLRQTLQQSVTRNMQYGISQSAETLAIEGELAQVQQRASELHRERQSLMNDIQKLSSRQDCLSHEYRSSNSTTDKKVVKKSKPVESEPRNYENVQIAAPAPLPEKESSDMMELTLGDISEADDRVKKFYGIIPKDNKAAEIKTVRMVKRDSKERSVIKSSRSYVDENGRLVEVEVDDGESTMTTPPMLPRGNYGPNMHDFLQTSTNGNDAPKKRGEIFSSGSLPRNYESSSSAESSGNFTNSPAGRALISQVNGTSASTTAVNGGLYSKPNFKLGEYNRKKSKDSSERPASGLSAHERLFGSSRESSMSPPMSPMKNSVLTGSSDSGVSPIMSPIFKSATAKQIAEEVGKHGPPGGTKYRRKSKKRSHTITSGNPAIMEALNQHDTKQASNRARDDIDMERILRPRTNAPDVIKSALDKKDMKINSTTIDNLFGVPEKILIPERYIPDTDMDNITQEERQVRLKKADSIRRMLADTGAAPILGGLTPKQKENMEDEKKEREHILALNQVLARQVMEKSRIVAVRALANHKFSDDEGSEEDATESTRSYSSSPTQPLPLFQQRESMLQ; from the exons ATTGGATGAAAGCAATACGGCCTCCAACAGTCCCTCGTCAAGCATGGATAACCGGAAG GGTCGCCGGAACTCGCATAAAGCTTCGACCCCGTCATCCTCGCTCTTGATCAAGAGATCCGAGGACGCTCCAGTGACCCTTAAAGGATGGCTTTACAAGCAAGGGAGTGATGGGTTGATGCTCTGGAAAAAGAGATGGTTCGTCTTGTCCGAATATTGCCTCTTCTATTATCGAA GCCCAGAAGAGGACAAAGTATCGGGTTCCATTCTCCTGCCCTCTTACAAGATCAGTCCAGTGGCTAAAGAGGATGCGGTTTTCCGGCGGTTCTGCTTTAAGGCCGAGCATCAGAACATGAGGACCTACTACTTCGCCACAGACACGAAAGAGGCCATGATTCAGTGGATGAACGCCCTGAGCCTGGCCTCGATTATGCAAACACCGTCCACACG ATCCTCTGCGGCGAATGTGACGACCACGCCAACATCCCCGACTGCCAGCACCATGAATGGCAATCATTTAGCTCAGTCGAGATCCTCAGTGGCCGTGATGAACAACATGCGTACCCCAGTGACCCATCATCAATATCCGACGCAGGTGCACCAAATGTACTCACCCAATGGCAATGCCTACCAGTACCACGGAGAACCATCACCCAGTTCACCGACATCCCCAGAGGGCTTGGAAAATGGTCGTCAGCCATTGTATGCCAATGCTCCACCTAAACCTCGGCGTTTGACCAATACTCGAGAAGACTCCCCGGACCGATTCGAAGATGAGGAGCTCTCTCCAACTTACCACCAACAAATGTATTCGCGACAAAATCCGGGGAAGGTCCCTCTTCGATCCCACACACCCGGAGAGCGGATGATGTACCCACAAGCGCAACATTACCCTTATCAACAAGCCACTCTTGTGCAAAATCTACAGCAACAACAGAGACACACTCAAACACCGGGCGAGCCTATTTACAACGGCAATAATGTCAACAACGAAGTGGCTAATCATAACCGGCAAGGTGGACCCACGATACGACATCGACTTCCCCAAGAAAGGCGGACTCCGGAGGCCTATGGGCGATCGCATTTCAATATGATGAACCAAAACACGTCTCAGAACTATGAAGATGTTTTCCGAAACCGGAATACTCCCGGTTATCCTCCTCCCCAAGGGCGAAATTATCCACCCCCACCCGTTCCTCAACAACAGGCTCAACTGCCACCTTTGCCCCAACAACCCCAACTTTTCCAAGGTTACCAATACCAGCACCAAGTACCTCATCAACCATATCACCCTCAACAACCTCAACCTGTTACTCCCCAATACCAACCGCACGAACTGCCGCAACAACGTCAACCCCGGGAGGTCCAACGTCAACCAGGTCAGCCCCAGCAAAAGGTGCCTCGACCTCATAGTGCGGATTTCTTGGAGTTGGATCGCAATGTCGTGGCTGTACCGACCCAATCCTCTGGAGGCAACAACCTCAATACTACTCAGTATCAATCGCAAACACAAACCCCTCACCACTACCTTGGGAACCACGtgaggagaaaacaaaatcCTCAACCCCCTCGCCCTAAGTCGAGTGTAGACCCACGGATGTTTGATTCCAGTTGGAGTACCGAGCATTACGCAGAGCAAATGCGAAATCATGCCTCCACATATGCCACAGGTACCCCTCAACAGACTCCGCGATCCCAATCGCGGGCTTCAATACATTCCAAATCCCATCTGATGCCCGACAACCACCTTCAATCACAACCAAGAACCTCTCAAACCCGGTTGTACCCACCACAAACCTCCCACACTAGCGACTCACAAGTGGATAGTAGCGAGGAAGTGTCCCGGTATTTCCCCACACCCTCCCCAAGAAAACCGGTCCAGGGAACCACTACATACCAGAACCTGCCCGATAACTCCGCCATTGTCACGAGGCAGTACCCTCAATATCAAGCCCGATTGGAGACAGTGACCCCGAATCGGTTGTCCGAACAATACCATGGGAGCAACGGATCCGATTATGGAACTGGTGAATTCCGAAGATCCGCAAGTGCCAGACTTCACCGAAACAAGAAAAACTACCCAGAAATGCTCAATAACTCCGATCTAGGCCCCGAAGACAACAAAAAGAAGGAGCAG AGAGAAGAGTCCATGAAGAGGTTACTGGAATGGAAACAGCGAATGCTCCAGAGCCCTTTGACGCGGAAGTCCTCTCGGAACGCATCGCGAACCCAGACTCcaaccaactcaaattctcCAGTCCCGTCCTTAGGACACGATTCTCAATTTAGACAGAAGGTCCTGGATGAGTTGGAAAAACAATCAGGAAAGTCGTCCACTCCGGGGAATTCGTCGTCAAACACCACAAGTGAGAGACGACTGAGTCGTAAAGGAAGTGGCGCTTCCAGATCGTCACGGAGTCGATCCTCGCCTCGGATTGCCAATCGACCTAACACCTCTTCGTCCGATGAAG ATAAGCAACAATCTTTGGAATCGTCCCGACAATCCAGGAAGAAATCTAGACCTCAAAGTGAAAAACGTTCCCGGAATCCGAGTCGAGAAAGTCGGCGGTCTTCGTGCCATGTAGGTTCTTCCACGGATCAACCAGAATATATCAATATTAGCTGTCTGGAACCAGCTTTAAGCCCCAAGCGAGGTCAGGACCTTCAAGTTAGGGAAACAGTTGTCAAAGCTGAGTGGAGAAAGCGGGCCATTGGACCCGATGATTGGTACTCGGACGATTTCAACTATGACAATGCCAAGAATTCATTCTCAGAAGATCCATTATTAAGCGGCCAATACAGCCACCTGTTAGACTTGAAATACCACAATCAAACTGCTGGCGCGTTTGTACAAGAAGCGAGCAATATGGTCCAAGACAATGTGCCCATGAGGTCTAAACCAAGGCGAACATTAAAAGATCAAGGCCGATCAGTAACCTGGCATGCAGACAAGTTTAAAGACTTTCAAATTATGGGCAAACAGAATAAAGAAGAAGTTCTTTTGACCATCGAGGCTGATTCTAATCTAACCGGCAGTCTCCAGCGTCCCAACAAAGGTTTGGAACATGCTGACAAGATTCATTGGTCACCagttcaagcttttgaagagatCAAACGCATGAATGAAGCTCCTCCTACCAATCTTGTTAAGGATCgtcttcaaaaatttcaatctGAGGAGCGCCTTCAGAAGATTTCTTCTAGTGAAAGGAAGATTTCCAGTAAATCATCCGTTTCTGGGTCAGCTTTCAGCTTAGAGGACATAAATGCCGCATTAGAAGAtgacaatgtttttgaaagcactcAAAAGACGTCACAACAAGGGACCGAGCAAACGTCCCTGGTCGATTCTCGAGAAATCAAAGCGGTTGAGTTAAGCGAGACTAAGGCTCTAATTGAGAGGCAGAGAAAGCGTCGAGAAAAGTTCTTTGAAACCGTACTGAGTGATTCTAAGGACGATATCACCACAGATGATGACTTGGATGAGGTCACAAAACCTGGAAAACCAAGGGAAAGAAAGCGATCAGTCAGAGAGTTACTCTCTGATTTTGAGAAGAAGAGTAAAGAGATTCATGACCAAGAGATCCAAGAAGGGGAGAATGACGACCTCTCTGGATCACGTCGACGAGTCTTCAGCGACACCGAAACCATGATGTTTGAAACGTCTAGCGATGATGTGATGTCAGAGGATGCCAATAAACCGGTTGATAAACATCGCCAACCTGATCCTTTCACACCGGAAGTTCCTCCAAGGACTCCCAAGGGGCCTAAACCTCGAGCCTGGCGACAAGAAAACCAATATTTACCCATGAGCCCTCCTTCAGCCACATTTGAACAAATGCAACCTGAGGGCCAATACTTGCCAATGACTCCTTCGAAGGCCAAAATATCGACCGCCACCCAGAGCCGATCCTCCATTACGTCCAGCTCTGCTAGTCGGGGATCAACTCAAAGCATTCTTACCCCAACGGAGATGTTAATACAAGCCCACAATCGAACGCCATCACAATCCTTGGTGATTGATCATCTTCAAAAGGAGTTTAGCGCCAACATTGCCTTTCAAGAAGGAACCTACGTGCCAATGTTGGATGATCACGAGTCCATGAAAGTGCCTAGTAGAGACCAATTGCCCAAACGTCCCATCTTAGCACCACCACATTTTCAAGAGCCCAAGTTTGCCTCTAAACCCAAGGAGAGTCCAAGGTATATCGAAATTGATGATCCAGATGAGGAGGACCAAAACCACGTGATACCTATAACAGAGATGTCGCACTATGAATACCTGTATAAAGCAAGGTCTGCCACCCCCTTGCATTACGAAGCGGTCTACCAAGAGATCTCTGATGACGAATCCCCGAAAGAAGTGAGGACCACTAAAGCCTTGCCACAAACACCAATCAAACCTGAAGCTAAAGCACCCCAAGCCAAGCTTCCAGACATAATAGGAAATACACCAACCCATCGGGGTCACTCGTCCTCCGATGCTGACGATGAGGGTGGTGTGGCTCATTTATCCCATTCTAGAGCCAAGTCCAATGCTAGCATTTCGGACTCGTTCAAACCGGCGTCATTTTTCCTCAATCCACCTAAGCGCTCTCTATCCCAAGATATACGGACCGATCATTCTCATCCAGAGAGACGAACATCCTCAGGCAGTCTCTCTGCTCGCGAATTGCCAATGACACCAATTGAGCGACGGAAGTCTGCTGAAGATCTTCATCGAACCTTGGAAGGTAGCATGAGGAGTTCTATTTCCTCCTTGGATAGTGCTGGCAAACGGAAAACAATCTTAGAGAATATTGAAGAAGAACGCCGAGGATCCACTCGAGGTGGTCGAAGGGAGGCTGTGACTGTTCTTCCACCCCAACCAGAGGTGggctatcaaaatgaagaaggagaTCAGTTGGAGCATTCATCACTTCCTCCTCTGGCTCAAATTTCGCTTCATCAAGGTGATCAAAAGCCTCGGTCAGGATCAGTTGTGACCGATCCCAATAGTTCCTTAAGTCCGAGATCCCCCAAGGTGCCATATTACGTGTCTGACTTGAATGAGAGTCAAGCTACAATTGATCGCGCTAAAGCCATCGACGAGCTTCATTTAAGCATGGAGCTTTTGGATGCTCAGACTAATGAACATTTAGCTCATAAGTCGAATGACGATATGCTCCATCGCATCCGAAGGTCTGCTGCACCCACACCCGTTAATGAGCACGGTTACCCTGGAGGACCTGTGGCCAGGTCTCAATCATTAGAAGGTTTGCTGGGTGATAGCCCTGGAACCCCAAGGGACtctgttcaagttcaaatgcaAGTTGCTCCTCCACCGTCGTCAGCCAATCTACCTCCAAGAGGACGCGAAGCCCCTCCACCTCCGCCCAACGTACCTCCCTTGGACCTAAGGTCACCTCCCACACAAGCCCAAGCTTGGACCAAGGAAGTCTCCAATGACTCCGtggaagaggatgatgatccTGTTTGGCGGGAAAGTCTAAGACGTGCGAGTGCCAAACATAGAGCACGCTCTGCAGACccaagaaatcaaaatgttgTCCACCCCGTCAGACAGGGTCAGCACGACCCTTCCTTCTATTGGGATGAACGTGATCAACGCTTCTataaaatcaaagatcaaCGAGTCCCGCCGCCGCATCCTCAGTCTGTCGACCCGTCTTTTTTAGACCAAAGCCTCCCCGTTCCTATCGATTCTAGAGCCCAAGGATCGGGGAGGCATTTGCCTTCGGAACCTTTGAACTCTATGGCGTCAATTGACAATCCAGATAGTGGAATCTATGAAAATGCCGACTTCTTTCCCGACTCTTCTGCCTCGTTTCCATCTTTTACCTCGGCCCCACACGAGGTTTTCTTGACCAATGAGAGTCAAACCAAAACAACAC AGTATGTTGAGGCCAATACCAACAACAATGCTCCTCTGCGAGTCCGTCAACAAACTGGTCCTCCTCCTGGAAGAAGACGCACTTCAAGTGCCAGTCGAAAGGATTCAGATACTCTAAAACAG AAGGTTCGTGGTAATTTATTGGACATCACCGCTCAAGATCTCCTGGGCAAAAGCCACGAGGAGCTCGTTCTTATGCTAATCCATCTTCGTCGGCAAGGCGCTGCTCTGAAAGAGGCCATCGACTCCACGAAGGCCGAAATGCAAAGTGTGGCACACCATCCCAATGACACGGATGAAAACCAGAAACTCCTTCAAGATCTCAATTGCCATATCCGAGAACTCGAGGATCAACACGCTCGGGCTCATCCCGTCATCACTCTAGTGGACAACATGGTCAAATTAGGGTCTTTGTATCGGGGTCCGGCCGACGCACCGCTATCGCACCGAATCCGGAATCTACCAACATCTTCGTCTTCATCCAGTGGGGTGTCATCCGGATACGATTCCAAATCACAACGGAAAACGCCTTTTGATGAGGATAAAGTCAAGATGGCCGAGCAAGAAAAGGCCGTTGTTCAG CAAAAGCTCTTGGAGCTCTATCAAATCGATCTCGGTTTGTCGGAAGAGAGGAAGTTCTTGAGACGCTTGTTTCAGGAAAAG GATACCTTGGAAAGTTCTTTGGAACAAACGAAGCGAACCATTCCTAACGGAAGTGAGGAGTTTGATGCCTTTAACAAGGAGCAAGAAATGTTAGAAAATGAGCTAAGAAGAGTTCACGGACAACTTCAAACTAGTCAGAAG AAACTCGACGAGAACTCTTCCGAGCATTCACGTTGGGAGCACGATATTCTCTTCTTGAGACAGACTCTCCAGCAATCAGTGACACGCAACATGCAATACGGAATCAGTCAATCGGCCGAAACCTTGGCCATTGAAGGAGAATTGGCCCAAGTTCAGCAACGCGCCTCTGAACTCCACCGAGAGCGACAATCCCTCATGAATGAcattcaaaagctttcaaGTCGGCAAGACTGTCTTTCCCATGAGTATCGATCTTCTAACTCTACCACTGACAAGAAGGTCGTCAAGAAATCCAAACCTGTTGAATCCGAGCCCCGAAACTACGAGAACGTCCAGATTGCCGCCCCAGCACCTTTGCCAGAAAAGGAATCGTCCGATATGATGGAGCTCACTTTGGGAGACATCAGCGAGGCAGACGATAGAGTCAAAAAGTTCTATGGCATCATTCCCAAGGATAACAAAGCAGCCGAGATCAAGACGGTGCGTATGGTGAAAAGAGACTCCAAGGAAAGGTCTGTCATCAAGAGTTCCCGATCTTACGTGGACGAAAATGGGCGATTGGTTGAGGTGGAGGTGGATGATGGAGAAAGCACTATGACGACGCCTCCAATGCTGCCTAGAGGCAATTATGGTCCCAACATGCATGACTTCCTCCAGACATCAACTAATGGAAATGACGCACCCAAGAAACGTGGTGAAATATTCTCATCTGGTTCGTTGCCCCGGAATTATGAGAGCAGCTCAAGTGCCGAGAGCAGCGGCAATTTCACCAATAGTCCGGCGGGTCGAGCCCTCATCTCTCAAGTAAACGGGACTTCCGCATCCACAACGGCCGTAAATGGTGGCCTTTACTCCAAACCTAATTTCAAACTGGGAGAGTACAACCGGAAAAAATCTAAA GATTCCTCTGAACGCCCAGCAAGTGGTTTGAGTGCTCACGAAAGGCTCTTTGGTTCCTCCCGAGAGAGCAGCATGAGTCCGCCCATGTCACCCATGAAGAACAGTGTTCTAACTGGGTCCAGCGATAGTGGAGTCAGTCCAATCATGTCGCCTATCTTTAAGAGCGCTACGGCTAAGCAAATCGCCGAGGAGGTGGGCAAGCATGGCCCTCCTGGTGGCACCAAATACCGTCGTAAGAGCAAAAAACGCTCTCATACCATTACTAGCGGCAATCCGGCCATAATGGAGGCTCTCAACCAGCATGACACCAAGCAG GCCTCGAATCGAGCTAGAGACGACATAGATATGGAGCGTATTCTCCGGCCACGAACTAATGCTCCGGATGTGATCAAGTCTGCCTTGGATAAAAAGGACATGAAGATCAATTCCACTACCATTGACAACTTATTCGGAGTGCCAGAGAAGATTTTGATCCCGGAGCGTTACATCCCGGATACC GATATGGATAACATCACCCAAGAGGAGCGCCAAGTCAGATTGAAGAAGGCTGACTCCATTCGGCGAATGTTAGCGGATACAGGAGCTGCTCCAATTCTCGGCG GCCTGACTCCCAAGCAAAAGGAGAACATGGAGGATGAGAAAAAAGAGCGGGAACACATTCTAGCCCTGAACCAGGTCCTGGCCCGACAAGTCATGGAAAAGAGTCGGATTGTGGCAG TTCGCGCCCTGGCCAATCACAAGTTCAGTGACGATGAAGGCTCAGAAGAGGACGCCACGGAAAGTACGCGCTCGTATTCATCGTCACCCACGCAACCTCTTCCGTTGTTCCAACAGCGAGAAAGTATGCTTCAATGA